Proteins from a single region of Mumia flava:
- a CDS encoding CGNR zinc finger domain-containing protein, with amino-acid sequence MDFVSHAERASALVNAPLETSAALREHVADRAWLHPRITERDAPALARFQRRLRPVFDHADAGLPTESVGTLNSLLHTHRITPMIVAADGDRWQLHVADRAASVADLLVAESLMGLSVLVCDHGPDRLGVCAADGCANTYIDLSPNRSRRYCSERCASRANVAAYRARRRTRERG; translated from the coding sequence GTGGATTTCGTCAGCCATGCCGAGCGCGCCTCCGCGCTGGTCAACGCCCCCCTCGAGACCTCCGCGGCACTTCGCGAGCACGTCGCGGACCGCGCGTGGCTGCATCCGCGGATCACCGAACGCGACGCTCCGGCTCTGGCGCGCTTCCAACGGCGTCTGAGGCCCGTCTTCGACCACGCCGACGCCGGCCTGCCCACCGAGTCGGTGGGGACCCTCAACTCGCTCCTCCACACGCACCGGATCACGCCGATGATCGTCGCTGCCGACGGCGACCGGTGGCAGCTGCACGTCGCCGACCGGGCCGCGAGCGTCGCCGACCTGCTGGTCGCGGAGTCGCTGATGGGCCTGTCCGTGCTGGTCTGCGACCACGGGCCCGACCGCCTCGGCGTCTGCGCGGCCGACGGGTGCGCCAACACCTACATCGACCTCTCCCCGAACCGCTCGCGCCGCTACTGCTCCGAGAGGTGCGCGTCCCGCGCGAACGTCGCCGCGTACCGCGCGCGCCGGCGTACGCGTGAGCGGGGGTAG
- a CDS encoding thioesterase family protein — protein sequence MTAVDDPTAPESAHLPDLPASSYYVRLDQDEFASTDATQSPWDFSHQHGGPPAALLARCIAERTGSDPLAIGKIDVDFLGPIPQGRCRIEVEELRGGRRVRQVAARLLAEGRTAVAARAWLISTEDGRAAESGRPFAPPPLPEAHVQFYFPRLDPSWGYGRSIEWRYVDRPMADDAPLDTGDVTTRLWGRVRVPLVHDEPTADLERMLVLADSTNGISGTLPMDAWLFVPPGLGVVAQRAPRGPWIYLEARSHTWTRGTGVAHATIADADGLCGYATQALLVAPR from the coding sequence GTGACCGCCGTCGACGACCCCACCGCGCCCGAGTCGGCGCACCTGCCCGACCTGCCCGCGTCGAGCTACTACGTACGGCTCGACCAGGACGAGTTCGCCTCCACCGACGCCACGCAGAGCCCCTGGGACTTCAGTCACCAGCACGGCGGCCCTCCGGCCGCGCTGCTCGCCCGGTGCATCGCCGAGCGGACCGGCAGCGACCCGCTCGCGATCGGCAAGATCGACGTCGACTTCCTCGGCCCGATCCCGCAGGGACGCTGCCGGATCGAGGTCGAGGAGCTGCGCGGGGGCCGACGCGTCCGGCAGGTCGCGGCGCGCCTGCTCGCCGAGGGCCGGACGGCCGTCGCCGCCCGCGCCTGGCTGATCTCGACCGAGGACGGGCGCGCTGCGGAGTCCGGGCGCCCGTTCGCGCCGCCGCCGCTGCCCGAGGCCCACGTCCAGTTCTACTTCCCCCGGCTCGACCCGTCGTGGGGGTACGGACGGTCGATCGAGTGGCGCTACGTGGACCGGCCCATGGCCGACGACGCGCCGCTGGACACCGGTGACGTCACCACGCGGCTGTGGGGGCGCGTCCGTGTCCCGCTCGTCCACGACGAGCCGACCGCGGACCTCGAGCGGATGCTGGTGCTCGCCGACTCCACGAACGGGATCAGCGGCACGCTGCCGATGGACGCGTGGCTGTTCGTCCCGCCGGGCCTGGGGGTGGTCGCCCAGCGCGCCCCTCGCGGACCGTGGATCTACCTCGAGGCCCGCTCGCACACCTGGACCCGCGGGACCGGGGTGGCGCACGCGACGATCGCCGACGCCGACGGACTGTGCGGGTACGCCACGCAGGCGCTGCTGGTGGCGCCGCGCTGA
- a CDS encoding sulfotransferase domain-containing protein — MPDPIRYRSPDEDSARWDAFTLRPGDVVISTRSKSGTTWMQRIVSLLLLDEVEPYAPLSEISPWIDWNVEPIEDVVARLDAQPHRRFVKTHTPLDGVPIVDGVTYVVVARHPLDMAVSLFHQGANIDRVRLRALAGEPGPVPDGDAPRPRPDLHAWLLRWIASDASPTESMDGLRGVLHHVEDAWGRSEGGAAGPGEEGDVLLVHYADLRADLEQQMRRIARRLAVEVHEHRWPDLVAAASLAAMRKQASTVVPDRLGVLRDHAAFFRRGSSGAGAEALSPDELAAYSVRVAALLPPEIDAWLHRG, encoded by the coding sequence GTGCCCGACCCGATCCGCTACCGCTCGCCGGACGAGGACAGCGCACGCTGGGACGCGTTCACGCTGCGCCCCGGCGACGTCGTCATCAGCACACGGTCGAAGTCCGGGACCACGTGGATGCAGCGGATCGTCTCGCTGCTGCTGCTCGACGAGGTGGAGCCGTACGCCCCGCTGTCGGAGATCTCTCCCTGGATCGACTGGAACGTGGAGCCGATCGAGGACGTGGTCGCTCGCCTCGACGCGCAGCCCCACCGCCGCTTCGTCAAGACCCACACCCCGCTGGACGGCGTGCCGATCGTCGACGGCGTGACGTACGTGGTGGTGGCGCGACACCCGCTCGACATGGCGGTCTCGCTGTTCCACCAGGGGGCGAACATCGATCGGGTGCGGTTGCGCGCCCTGGCCGGCGAGCCTGGCCCCGTGCCGGACGGAGACGCACCGCGGCCTCGGCCGGACCTGCACGCGTGGCTGCTGCGCTGGATCGCTTCCGACGCGTCACCGACCGAGTCGATGGACGGGCTGCGCGGCGTGCTGCACCACGTCGAGGACGCGTGGGGCCGCTCGGAGGGCGGAGCCGCCGGTCCAGGTGAGGAGGGAGACGTGCTGCTCGTGCACTACGCCGATCTGCGCGCCGACCTCGAGCAGCAGATGCGGCGGATCGCCCGTCGCCTCGCCGTCGAGGTGCACGAGCACCGGTGGCCGGACCTGGTCGCGGCCGCGTCGCTGGCCGCGATGCGCAAGCAGGCCTCGACGGTCGTGCCGGATCGCCTCGGCGTCCTCAGGGACCACGCGGCCTTCTTCCGGCGGGGTTCGTCGGGCGCCGGCGCGGAGGCGCTGTCTCCCGACGAGCTGGCCGCCTACTCCGTGCGGGTCGCGGCCCTGCTGCCGCCCGAGATCGACGCCTGGCTGCACCGCGGCTGA
- a CDS encoding acylphosphatase: protein MADRAVRVVVSGHVQGVFFRDSCRRAALEAGVRGWVRNRDDGAVEAVFAGPPDAVDALVAWARVGPPRARVDDVAVARADDPGGTGFDVVG from the coding sequence ATGGCCGACCGGGCCGTACGGGTGGTGGTGTCGGGGCACGTCCAGGGCGTGTTCTTCCGCGACTCGTGCCGCCGCGCCGCGCTCGAAGCCGGGGTTCGCGGGTGGGTCCGCAACCGCGACGACGGCGCCGTGGAGGCGGTCTTCGCCGGACCACCGGACGCCGTCGACGCACTCGTCGCGTGGGCACGCGTCGGTCCACCCCGAGCGCGGGTCGACGACGTGGCCGTGGCACGGGCCGACGACCCCGGGGGCACCGGCTTCGACGTCGTGGGCTGA
- a CDS encoding TIGR03086 family metal-binding protein has product MTDPIDLAPATTDVAALVRGVSDADLDRRTPCGWDVATLLAHLDGLSRAFTLAAAKSDDPALSRPPDPTRDQLDPEWRTRLPDHLGALADAWRDDAAWSGATRVGGVDLPGDVAGLVALQELVIHGWDLARSTDQAYEPAPESLGVVHALVLDAAEPGKEAERAGLFGPPVPVPPDAPVLDRVVGLAGRSPSWPG; this is encoded by the coding sequence GTGACCGACCCCATCGACCTTGCTCCGGCCACCACCGACGTGGCCGCGCTCGTACGCGGCGTGAGCGATGCCGACCTCGACCGGCGCACACCGTGCGGCTGGGACGTCGCCACGCTGCTCGCGCACCTGGACGGTCTGAGTCGGGCGTTCACCCTGGCGGCAGCGAAGTCCGACGACCCCGCGCTCTCGCGGCCGCCGGACCCGACGCGCGACCAGCTCGACCCCGAGTGGCGGACCCGTCTCCCGGACCACCTGGGAGCGCTCGCCGACGCCTGGCGCGACGACGCCGCCTGGAGCGGCGCCACCCGCGTCGGCGGGGTGGACCTGCCGGGTGACGTCGCCGGTCTCGTCGCGCTGCAGGAGCTGGTGATCCACGGCTGGGACCTCGCCCGCTCCACGGACCAGGCCTACGAGCCGGCGCCCGAGAGCCTCGGCGTCGTGCACGCCCTGGTGCTCGACGCCGCCGAGCCCGGCAAGGAGGCGGAGCGCGCTGGACTGTTCGGACCGCCGGTCCCGGTGCCCCCCGACGCGCCGGTGCTCGACCGGGTCGTCGGGCTCGCGGGGCGGTCCCCCTCCTGGCCCGGGTGA
- a CDS encoding helicase-associated domain-containing protein, translating to MSASESPRSLADDLRARSDEALVVLLRARPDLATPPPADVGQLASRAASRPSVGWALDRLDTAHLSTLAAMAYAPSPVGIDDLTSLVDAPPDRIRAIVARLHASALLWGRPDAWHVVREARDALRAWGPRGPYDGPPPLSTREVPDRRLRNASAGTVMEVTQRVEQVLTAWADEPVPVLRSGGRGVRDVRNAATALGIGAEEAEFLLEVAESARLLGRDADDVAGEVWVPTTLFDAWLDASVGRRWLDLADAWLRRGGGRVRRQLLRVLATLGGEAYTDPDEVVDAVAWHLPRAGEDRDALVRRTLREATWLGVVALDTLTPAGAAMSLPEAEETLEALLPAPVDHVLVQADLTAVAPGPLTRDVVDRLARVADVESRGGATVFRFTADSIRRALDAGWPASEVHAFLGSVSSTPIPQPLTYLVDDVARQHGRLRIGVTSTYVRSDDPAEIEALLADPAVASALHRVSPTVAVSRVDAEVLTRRLAEAGKRPVAEDADGGLVHRGSRRRRARVSDADVTHRPPDPVAAVRAVRAGEAAAASRPGDGGASDGALATMARLREAAETQERMWLAYMDQAGTRTERVVEPLRVDAGWLTAFDHRSGAVQRFAVHRIVQVASAP from the coding sequence ATGTCCGCCTCCGAGTCTCCGCGCAGCCTCGCCGACGACCTGAGGGCCCGCAGCGACGAGGCCCTGGTCGTGCTGCTCCGCGCGCGACCCGACCTGGCGACGCCTCCACCTGCGGACGTCGGACAGCTCGCGTCGCGGGCCGCGTCGCGCCCGTCGGTCGGATGGGCGCTCGACCGGCTCGACACGGCGCACCTGTCGACGCTCGCGGCGATGGCGTACGCCCCCTCGCCCGTCGGGATCGACGACCTGACCTCCCTGGTCGACGCTCCGCCCGACCGCATCCGGGCGATCGTGGCCCGCCTGCACGCGAGCGCGCTGCTGTGGGGGCGTCCGGATGCGTGGCACGTCGTCCGCGAGGCCCGGGACGCCCTGCGCGCCTGGGGTCCCCGCGGCCCGTACGACGGCCCGCCCCCGCTGTCGACCCGCGAGGTCCCGGACCGCCGGCTGCGCAACGCCAGCGCCGGCACCGTGATGGAGGTGACCCAGCGGGTCGAGCAGGTGCTCACCGCGTGGGCGGACGAGCCGGTTCCCGTTCTCCGCTCCGGCGGGCGGGGGGTCCGCGACGTGCGCAACGCGGCCACCGCCCTCGGGATCGGGGCCGAGGAGGCCGAGTTCCTGCTCGAGGTCGCCGAGTCCGCGCGTCTGCTCGGGCGCGACGCGGACGACGTCGCCGGCGAGGTGTGGGTCCCGACCACGCTGTTCGACGCCTGGCTCGACGCGTCGGTCGGCAGACGTTGGCTCGACCTCGCCGACGCGTGGCTGCGGCGCGGTGGTGGCCGGGTCCGACGCCAGCTGCTGCGCGTGCTCGCGACCCTCGGCGGCGAGGCGTACACCGACCCCGACGAGGTCGTCGACGCGGTCGCCTGGCACCTTCCGCGTGCCGGGGAGGACCGCGACGCGCTCGTGCGCCGCACGCTGCGCGAGGCCACCTGGCTGGGCGTCGTCGCGCTCGACACGCTCACGCCGGCCGGTGCGGCGATGAGCCTTCCCGAGGCGGAGGAGACCCTGGAGGCGCTGCTCCCGGCCCCCGTCGACCACGTGCTGGTCCAGGCCGACCTGACGGCCGTCGCGCCCGGCCCGCTGACCCGCGACGTCGTCGACCGGCTCGCCCGGGTCGCCGACGTCGAGTCGCGCGGAGGCGCCACGGTCTTCCGGTTCACCGCCGACTCGATCCGCCGCGCGCTCGACGCCGGGTGGCCGGCCAGCGAGGTGCACGCGTTCCTCGGCTCGGTGTCGTCCACCCCGATCCCGCAGCCCCTCACGTACCTCGTCGACGACGTCGCTCGGCAGCACGGCCGGCTGCGGATCGGAGTGACCAGCACGTACGTGCGCAGCGACGATCCGGCCGAGATCGAGGCCCTCCTCGCCGACCCCGCGGTCGCCTCGGCGCTGCACCGCGTCTCCCCGACTGTCGCCGTGAGCCGGGTGGACGCCGAGGTGCTGACCCGCCGTCTCGCCGAGGCAGGCAAGCGCCCGGTGGCCGAGGACGCGGACGGAGGTCTGGTCCACCGGGGCAGCCGACGTCGGCGCGCGCGGGTCTCCGACGCCGACGTCACCCACCGCCCTCCGGACCCGGTCGCGGCGGTCCGGGCCGTACGCGCGGGCGAGGCGGCGGCCGCGTCGCGCCCCGGCGACGGCGGTGCGAGCGACGGCGCCCTCGCGACCATGGCACGGCTGCGCGAGGCCGCGGAGACGCAGGAGCGGATGTGGCTCGCTTACATGGACCAGGCCGGCACCAGGACCGAGCGGGTCGTCGAGCCGCTCCGGGTCGACGCCGGGTGGCTGACCGCCTTCGACCACCGCAGCGGAGCGGTCCAGCGCTTCGCCGTCCACCGGATCGTGCAGGTAGCGTCGGCCCCGTGA
- a CDS encoding DNA repair helicase XPB: MTDGPLIVQSDKTLLLEVDHDDAAACRRAIAPFAELERSPEHIHTYRITPLGLWNARAAGHDAEQVVDALMDYSRYPVPHALLVDVAETMARYGRLRIEAHPVHGLVLVTTDRPVLEEVIRSKRIKGMLGNRIDDDTVVVHPSERGALKQALLKVGWPAEDLAGYVDGEAHPIALADGDWHLRPYQSEAVESFWHGGSGVVVLPCGAGKTLVGAGAMAQAQSTTLILVTNTVSARQWKEELVRRTTLTEDEIGEYSGARKEIRPVTIATYQVMTTRRKGVYPHLELFDARDWGLIVYDEVHLLPAPIFRMTADLQARRRIGLTATLVREDGHEGDVFSLIGPKRYDAPWKDIEAQGYIAPADCVEVRVTLSDSERIVYATAEADVRYRLAASTDAKSEVVERIVRDHAGEPTLVIGQYIDQLDELAEKLGAPVIKGETTVREREALFAAFRAGEIDLLVVSKVANFSVDLPEATVAIQVSGSFGSRQEEAQRLGRLLRPKGDGRTARFYAVVARDTVDAEFAQHRQRFLAEQGYAYRIVDAADV; the protein is encoded by the coding sequence ATGACTGACGGGCCGCTGATCGTCCAGTCCGACAAGACGCTGCTGCTCGAGGTCGACCACGACGACGCCGCCGCGTGCCGGCGCGCGATCGCACCGTTCGCCGAGCTGGAGCGTTCGCCCGAGCACATCCACACCTACCGCATCACGCCGCTCGGTCTCTGGAACGCCCGCGCGGCCGGCCACGACGCCGAGCAGGTCGTCGATGCACTGATGGACTACTCGCGTTACCCGGTGCCGCACGCCCTGCTCGTCGACGTGGCCGAGACGATGGCGCGGTACGGGCGGCTGCGGATCGAGGCGCACCCGGTGCACGGCCTCGTCCTCGTCACCACCGACCGTCCGGTGCTCGAGGAGGTGATCCGCTCCAAGCGGATCAAGGGGATGCTCGGCAACCGGATCGACGACGACACCGTGGTCGTCCACCCGTCCGAGCGGGGCGCCCTGAAGCAGGCACTCCTCAAGGTCGGCTGGCCGGCGGAGGACCTGGCCGGATACGTCGACGGAGAGGCGCACCCGATCGCGCTGGCCGACGGCGACTGGCACCTGCGCCCGTACCAGTCCGAGGCCGTCGAGTCGTTCTGGCACGGCGGCTCGGGCGTCGTCGTGCTGCCCTGCGGCGCCGGCAAGACGCTCGTCGGGGCCGGCGCCATGGCGCAGGCGCAGTCGACCACCCTCATCCTCGTCACCAACACCGTCTCCGCGCGGCAGTGGAAGGAGGAGCTCGTCCGGCGCACGACGCTGACCGAGGACGAGATCGGCGAGTACTCCGGCGCGCGCAAGGAGATCCGCCCGGTCACGATCGCGACCTACCAGGTGATGACGACCCGCCGGAAGGGCGTCTACCCGCACCTCGAGCTGTTCGACGCGCGGGACTGGGGCCTGATCGTGTACGACGAGGTGCACCTGCTGCCCGCCCCGATCTTCCGGATGACGGCCGACCTCCAGGCGCGGCGCCGGATCGGCCTGACCGCGACCCTGGTCCGCGAGGACGGACACGAGGGCGACGTGTTCAGCCTGATCGGCCCGAAGCGCTACGACGCCCCGTGGAAGGACATCGAGGCGCAGGGCTACATCGCGCCGGCCGACTGCGTCGAGGTCCGCGTGACGCTGAGCGACTCCGAGCGGATCGTGTACGCGACGGCGGAGGCCGACGTCCGCTACCGTCTGGCCGCTTCCACCGACGCCAAGTCCGAGGTGGTCGAGCGGATCGTGCGCGACCACGCCGGCGAGCCGACCCTGGTGATCGGCCAGTACATCGACCAGCTCGACGAGCTCGCCGAGAAGCTCGGAGCACCGGTGATCAAGGGCGAGACGACCGTGCGCGAACGCGAGGCCCTGTTCGCGGCGTTCCGCGCCGGGGAGATCGACCTCCTGGTGGTCTCGAAGGTCGCGAACTTCTCCGTCGACCTGCCCGAGGCGACGGTCGCGATCCAGGTGTCGGGCTCGTTCGGCTCGCGGCAGGAGGAGGCCCAGCGGCTCGGCCGGCTGCTCCGACCCAAGGGCGACGGTCGTACGGCACGGTTCTACGCCGTCGTCGCGCGCGACACCGTCGACGCCGAGTTCGCGCAGCACCGGCAGCGGTTCCTCGCCGAGCAGGGGTACGCGTACCGCATCGTCGACGCCGCCGACGTCTAG
- a CDS encoding serine hydrolase domain-containing protein, producing MELGNVELERRIRAAITPMTDAGEPPGVAWSVSRGDETAVGAVGVTGPRDERPVTPETVFRISSTTKPVVATAALALLDDGTLGLDDPVERWLPELADRTVLRDPAGPLDEVVPAHRPVTVRDVLDFRLGIGLDFAGPWPGPVLQALADAGLGAGPPAPQSNPDPDTWIRTVASVPWSHQPGARWLYHVGAEVLGVLIARAAGAPLPEVLADRVVAPLGMAGTGFGIRPDQAGRLGPLWLPGTGELGAYDPADGQWSRPPRFPNGGDGLVSTVEDLHAFGAMLLRGGTATDGTRVIAKETIAAATQARVSTGDGSAWGLGLGVLTADAADGRRAGTYGWDGGLGSSLWIDPASDVVAVLLTNQMWPSPQPPAVFEAFWRAVWAAD from the coding sequence GTGGAGCTGGGAAACGTGGAGCTGGAGCGCAGGATCCGGGCGGCGATCACGCCGATGACCGACGCCGGGGAACCGCCCGGCGTGGCCTGGAGCGTGTCGCGCGGAGACGAGACCGCGGTGGGCGCCGTCGGTGTGACCGGCCCGCGGGACGAACGACCGGTGACGCCCGAGACCGTCTTCCGGATCTCGTCGACGACCAAGCCCGTGGTCGCCACGGCTGCGCTCGCCCTGCTCGACGACGGGACCCTCGGCCTCGACGACCCGGTCGAACGCTGGCTGCCGGAGCTCGCCGACCGGACCGTGCTGCGTGATCCTGCCGGCCCGCTCGACGAGGTCGTGCCGGCGCACCGCCCGGTGACGGTCCGCGACGTGCTGGACTTCCGGCTGGGGATCGGGCTCGACTTCGCCGGACCGTGGCCCGGCCCGGTGCTCCAGGCTCTCGCCGACGCCGGGCTGGGCGCCGGGCCACCGGCGCCGCAGAGCAACCCGGACCCCGACACCTGGATCCGTACGGTCGCCTCCGTCCCGTGGTCGCACCAGCCGGGCGCACGCTGGCTCTACCACGTCGGTGCCGAGGTGCTCGGCGTCCTGATCGCGCGGGCGGCGGGTGCTCCGCTGCCGGAGGTCCTCGCCGACAGGGTCGTCGCGCCGCTCGGCATGGCCGGCACCGGGTTCGGGATCCGGCCGGACCAGGCCGGCCGGCTGGGCCCGCTGTGGTTGCCGGGCACCGGCGAGCTCGGAGCGTACGACCCGGCGGACGGGCAGTGGTCGCGGCCGCCGCGCTTCCCGAACGGCGGCGACGGCCTGGTGTCGACGGTCGAGGACCTGCACGCGTTCGGCGCGATGCTGCTCCGCGGCGGCACGGCGACGGACGGGACGCGGGTGATCGCGAAGGAGACGATCGCCGCTGCCACGCAGGCCCGGGTGAGCACCGGCGACGGCTCCGCCTGGGGGCTGGGACTCGGCGTCCTCACCGCCGATGCCGCCGACGGACGTCGCGCCGGGACGTACGGCTGGGACGGCGGGCTCGGATCGTCGCTGTGGATCGACCCCGCGTCCGACGTGGTCGCGGTGCTGCTCACCAACCAGATGTGGCCGTCGCCCCAGCCGCCCGCGGTGTTCGAGGCGTTCTGGCGTGCCGTCTGGGCGGCAGACTGA
- a CDS encoding HD domain-containing protein has protein sequence MHPLLRFELGKRWAEPHRAHHGMDHLIEVLRAVDVLAGDGVQFDHELVEDAAWFHDAIYDVHRADSVERSADLAQRMLDAPQGDEVARLVLATRDHLPARLDEAVLCDADLWVLGADHDRYDAYARDIRAENSHLPEASYKRIRARVLTRYLTRGGIFSTEPARLRWEQAACDNLVRELSVLGVPVPV, from the coding sequence ATGCACCCCCTGCTCCGGTTCGAGCTCGGGAAGCGCTGGGCCGAACCACACCGTGCGCACCACGGCATGGACCACCTCATCGAGGTGCTCCGTGCCGTCGACGTGCTCGCCGGCGACGGGGTGCAGTTCGACCACGAGCTGGTCGAGGACGCGGCCTGGTTCCACGACGCGATCTACGACGTGCACCGCGCCGACAGCGTCGAGCGGTCCGCAGACCTCGCTCAGCGGATGCTCGATGCGCCGCAGGGCGACGAGGTCGCCCGGCTCGTGCTCGCCACCCGGGACCACCTCCCGGCCCGGCTCGACGAGGCAGTCCTGTGCGACGCGGACCTGTGGGTCCTCGGGGCGGACCACGACCGCTACGACGCGTACGCACGCGACATCCGCGCCGAGAACTCCCACCTCCCGGAAGCCTCGTACAAGCGGATCCGTGCGCGGGTGCTGACCCGCTACCTCACCCGTGGCGGGATCTTCAGCACCGAGCCGGCGCGGCTGCGCTGGGAGCAGGCGGCCTGCGACAACCTGGTTCGGGAGCTGTCCGTCCTGGGCGTGCCCGTCCCGGTGTGA